The window ATAAATACAAAAAATACATCTTTTTCAGATAGTTATGGGAGGATGCGATGGGCTGATGTTGCACCTACTCTTACTACAGGTTGCACTGATATTACGAAGGGCCGTTATGCGCATCCTGTTCAACATAGGGCCATCACTTTACGTGAGGCAGCTAGGCTACAATCTTTTCCTGATGATTATGTATTTTGGGGAAATTCAAGTCAGATTGCGACTCAAATTGGTAATGCGGTGCCCCCCGCAATGATGAAAACTATTGCTTTAAGCTTAAAGAAGGCACTTGAGTCATAATTATATCATTGTATGAGTTATGATATTTGTATAAAAATAATTAATTCAATTAATTAGCGGTGTCTTAAACATTTTTAATTAATTTCTAAAATTTTTTTGTTTATTTCGATAAAGCGCGCTAGGATATTTCAATATGTTAGCAATTAATTTTATTTTTAGTTACTATTAGTGTGCTAATATTTTAATGAGAATCAATAATATAACCGAATTATAAACGATTAGAGGTCTTTATGACGCAGCTCAGGGTTAGAGCCAGAGCTGTCGATATGTTAGGTCGACAGCAAATTGCCGGGATTCCCACCGCGATCCATGAACTATTCAAGAATGCACATGATGCTTATGCAGAAAGAGTCGAAGTTGATTATTTTAGACGAAATGGTGTGCTTATTTTAAGAGATGACGGTTATGGTATGACCCGCCATGATGTCGAAACTAGATGGTTAACTTTGGGGACTGAGTCACGTATTAATGCCAATAAAAATTCATCCGAAGATGTGCCTGATTGGCGTGGCCCTAAAAACCCACCGAGACGTTCAATTATGGGAGAGAAGGGTATTGGCCGACTCGCTATAGCAGTTATAGCTCCAATAACCTTACTTATGACTAGAGCGGTGCGCCCAGATGGTTTGAAAAGTTTGGTTGTTGTGCTCGTTCATTGGGGTATTTTTGAACAGCCAGGTTTGGATGTTAGCTCTATTGATATACCTATTGAGGAGTTTGAAGAGGGTTTATTACCAACGAAAGATGATATTGGGCGTTTAGCTGATCGTATAGTCGAAAATTTAAAAAAATTAAAAAATGAAATCAACCCACTTGATTTTTCAAGGCTTAATGACGACCTTCTGCGTATTAGAAATATCAGTCCTGATATTTTAGATAAAACTCTTAATAAGGAAAGTAAAGAGCCCTTAACTCTTTCTGGTGATGGGTATGGAACTCACTTTATTTTGTTACCCGTTGCTCCTGAACTTGATGATGATATTGATGGCGGTAGTGATAAAGAGTCATCAAAGCTGGAAAGAAATTTACTTGGTTTCTCTAATTTGATGGCTATTAGTGATCCACTAATAAAAACTGAATTTAGAGATCATAAAGTTGATGGGATTTTTGAACGTATAGGGGAAAAGAGTTTTTTCAATAATGATGATTTTAAAAGAACTGATCAGTACTTTGAAGGTGAGTTTGACGAGTATGGGCAATTTGTCGGTTCGGTTTCAATCTATGGAAAACCGAGAAAGTTTGTATGTAATTGGACTGATGGTCAAGGAAGAATAGCAAAGTGTGGGCCTTTTTCTCTTCGGTATGGATACGTTCAAGGTCGTTCAACTGAAACCAGACTCACACCTGATGATTGGTCAGAAATTACGTCCAAAACAGATAAGGTTGGTGGTTTATATATTTATCGTGACGGGATTCGTATTTTACCATATGGCAACTCGGATGTTGACTGGCTAGATATAGAGAAAAGAAGAACATTAGCAGCTAAAGATTGGTATTTTTCTTATCGTCGTGGTTTTGGTTATGTTGCGATAAAACACTCGCTAAATGGTGCATTGACAGAGAAGGCAGGGCGTGAAGGCTTTAGAGAAAACCAAGCATACCGTGATTTTCGTGGAATTCTTGTCAATTTTTTTAGGCAGTTGGCGTATGAATTTTTTAGGACGGGATCTCCTCAAGGTGATGATTTTAATGAAGGAAAAACATTATACTCAACCCAAGCTGCGATATTGAAAAAACAGCAAGAAAAAGCCGATGGTAGAAGGGCAAATTTCCAAAATGAACTTAACTCATTCTTTAAAGAATATAATGAAGGATTTTTCGAAACAGAGGCAAGCAAGATAGTCTCAGATTTAAATATTAAGGTAAATAATTTAATATCTAATTTTGACTTGGGAGATTTTGCATCAGGAATTAGATTGATTGAACAAGAATCGCAGAAAAAATTACACCGTTTAGCTAACAAGTTTGCATTGTCAATTCCTAGAGGGCTTGCATTAAGCAATAAAATAAAAAAAGACTGGGTGGCTTATGAAGCGATATATAATCAGTTGAAGGACGGAGTATTTGAACCTCTCAGAGCTGAAATTGACAATGTTTTATCTAATTCTAAAAAAGATAGGATTACAATTTCAGAGCGCCGAATTACCGCGCTTCAAGATGTAGAGCGCGAAAAGGATAATACTGTTCGTGAGCTCTCAGGATTACGGAGAGAAACAACTGAAGCTTTGGAGAATATGCATCGCTCAGTTAAAGAGGTTTTAAAAGAAGAATTTTCTGAACTCAAATATAATATTGAATTGCTCGTTGATGAGTTTACTAAACGTTCTGCAGAGAAGCCTGATGAAATTGAGAATGCTAGATATGAAGCAGAACAGAAGATTGCAGAACTTCGCTTGCGTGAAACTGAGCTTTTAGATTCGTTTAAACGGCAACTTATTGATTTAGCCTCAGAGGTCAAAGATCGTGAAACACTTGATGATCGTTTTGCAGCACTTGAAGCTAGAAATCAAGTTCTAGAAGAACAAGTGGAGTTTTATTCCGATTTTGCTCAAATGGGAATGTCTGTGGGAATTCTACAACATGAATTTGAATCTGCAGCACGTGGAATTCGTTCCTCTATGTCAGAGCTAAAGCCATGGGCCGATAGGAATCCGCAGTTAGCTCCCCTTTATAAGAATTTACGCGCCCACATAGAACACTTAGATGGGTATTTAAAGGTTCTAGACCCACTTGGTCGTAGAATGCATCGAACAACTATAGAGTTGTCAGGCAGTGAGATACTTAATGTAATTCGTAATGTTTTTAGTGAACAGTTTTTGTCTTCAAATATATATCTAGAGGTGACCCATGCCTTTCGTGGCTTTAAGGCTAAGTGTAAGTCTTCAGCATTGATGGGGGCATTTATTAATGTCATTGATAATGCTATATATTGGTTGAACAGTCGTGCTCAAGGGGATAAAAAGATATATCTTGATGCAGATGAGTCTGGTTTTTTTATATCAAACAATGGCCCTGGAATAGAGGAAAGAATTTCTCATCGCATTTTTGATTTTGGCGAAACAATGAAACCTGGTGGCAGAGGAATGGGGTTGGCGATCACTAAAGAAATATTAAGAAGAGAAGGTTTTGATATAATTTTGGTAAACCCTGGGATTGAAATTCCTCCTCAGTTTAAAATTTTTTCCAAGGAAGAGAATTATGAGTGATATAGTTAACTTAGAGTCTGTGGTACGTGAGGAAAACCCCACTGATATTTGGAATAAACATATACAAGGTGCTGTTGGTAAGTTTTTAAAGACTGCTGTGGTCATAGATAATCAACCTTGGGTACGGCAAAGCACTTCAGAAGAAATTATAGAAGTTGATACGGTAGAGGAGTCTGGTTTTGGCGATGAGCCATCAGAGCTAATCTCTCCTGATATTGTACCGATTGAAAGTATACATGATTTAGATTTACGTTCTGTATCTGATGTTTTTTCAGAAAGAGGGATTGCTTGCGCCTTTGTTTTGCCTGATGATTTGAACAAAAATCAACAAGAGAAAAAAAATCGTGCACTTCTGGCTGCAAAAGTTTCTGATTTAGTTGTTATTGATTGGTACCTTGAATCGAAGGACTCATCACTTACGTTACAAATTCTTGAGGATATTGCCAGGGCAGATACGCAAGAGAATGGTCGTTTAAGACTTATTTGTATTTATACTGGTGAGCCATTGAATGAAGCAATTTTTAATGATGTGAAAGAACATCTTCAAAGAGGTGGTGTATCTCTTGAAAATATGCAAGGTGTAGAACTGTGTGCTCATAGTTCATCAACTATTGTTGTGATTAAAAATAAGGTCGCAACATCAGCAAAAAAATTACCTGATGAATTAATTAAATTGTTTTCAAATTTTGCTAATGGTCTAATACCATCTTTCGCTCTGGCTGCAGTTGGGGCAATAAGAAAAAATACGCATCATATGTTAACTCGGTTTGGTGCTTCGATTGATTCTGCCTATATTTCAAATAGACTTATTACAAACCCACCTGGGGATGTGGCAGAGCTAATGAGAGAATTAATGGTAGCTGAGTGTGATAATGCTCTTGGATTGGAGAGAATAGCCGATGAGTATTTAGAAAAAAAGACTGTATCTCTTTGGCTAGATGCATTTTCAGATAGATTACAGCCTGTTAGCTATGATGTCAAAAGTGGCGATGAGAATAAAAATATAACTATAAACAGAGAGGTGTTAGATTGTTTGCTACATCATGGAATAGGTGATAATGATTTTAGAAATAATGATGGTGAAAAAATTAGATTCCCTGAAATTAAAAGAAATAAGGTTTCCGAAGCCATATCTGGGGATATTGAAAAGTCAAAAAAAGCACAAAACGAATTTTCAAGACTAGTCGCTTTTCGCCGTGAGGCGTATGGTTCTACTACCAGATTGATGAATCCTGGATGGTTTCCATCGTTAACCACTGGCACGATTTTAAAGTTTAACGAGGGAGGGAATGAACGATATTTAATGTGCTTTACTCCTGCATGTGATACTTTGAGAATTCAAGGGTCTCGTCCATTTGTATTTATTGAAGGTAGTGAGTGTAGGAAAAAGTATAATTTAGTTGTGACTAATTCAGAAGGGGATAGTGTCGGGATATATTTTGATAAAAAATATCCAGTTGTCAAAACATTCCATTTCAATCCGGATAATGAAACTCAACGAGTGAGAGCTACTAGGGAAGTAAACGAGTTTGAAGCAACTAAGTTCTTTCTCAACTCTGTTGGTGATATACCAATAAAGTTCGAATGGGTTGGTGAAATTAGATATAGTAGGGCAACTAGTGAAATGGCTAGTCTTGCTAATATATGGATGAGAATTGGCATCGTTGATTCTGAATATTTACGTTTGGCAGCAAAAGGGCATTTCAAGTTTTAGATGGAAAGTGCGTTGTACATATTTTTTCTGGCAATCATTTTCCTTTAAGTGGTTGCCAGGATTTTATTTTATGATGTAAATTGTTGATAACTTAATAAGCGATAAAAATATTTTCTTTATGGTATTTTAAATACTTATGGGAAGGTTTGAAAATATTTGGTAAACGCAGTTTTTTACCCTCATATTTTTCAAAATTTTCCACACAAAAACTACTCTTTAACCTCTTGAGTTGCGGCGATAATACTAGCTCAAAGTTCTCGTCGAACGTGATTAATCCTCTATCAAAAGCCTTGTCATGTAAACTAGATAGACACAACCCATTACTGGGATTAAGACGCTGTTCTATCGAGTGACTCCAGGGCAGGATATGGCTAGCAACGAGTAGAACAGGTTCTTCCAACCCTGTAATGCAGCAACGATACCCATAAGCTTCCAATACATTCTTGCGAAACAGGTTTTGGTCCACACGTGTTTTGACCGTAGAAAATCTATCTCTGCCACTGAAATCTTTTGGCTCTTCATC is drawn from Serratia entomophila and contains these coding sequences:
- a CDS encoding HNH endonuclease codes for the protein MATAKLWNREELLVAFTLYSQIPFGKLHSKNPEIIHYAKLIDRTPSALAMKLVNLASLDPFITESGRGGLKGASNADRELWKELSQDMDLFVQQCKRAIEQLETPARSDFDEEPKDFSGRDRFSTVKTRVDQNLFRKNVLEAYGYRCCITGLEEPVLLVASHILPWSHSIEQRLNPSNGLCLSSLHDKAFDRGLITFDENFELVLSPQLKRLKSSFCVENFEKYEGKKLRLPNIFKPSHKYLKYHKENIFIAY
- a CDS encoding ATP-binding protein; the encoded protein is MSVGILQHEFESAARGIRSSMSELKPWADRNPQLAPLYKNLRAHIEHLDGYLKVLDPLGRRMHRTTIELSGSEILNVIRNVFSEQFLSSNIYLEVTHAFRGFKAKCKSSALMGAFINVIDNAIYWLNSRAQGDKKIYLDADESGFFISNNGPGIEERISHRIFDFGETMKPGGRGMGLAITKEILRREGFDIILVNPGIEIPPQFKIFSKEENYE
- a CDS encoding response regulator receiver domain: MSDIVNLESVVREENPTDIWNKHIQGAVGKFLKTAVVIDNQPWVRQSTSEEIIEVDTVEESGFGDEPSELISPDIVPIESIHDLDLRSVSDVFSERGIACAFVLPDDLNKNQQEKKNRALLAAKVSDLVVIDWYLESKDSSLTLQILEDIARADTQENGRLRLICIYTGEPLNEAIFNDVKEHLQRGGVSLENMQGVELCAHSSSTIVVIKNKVATSAKKLPDELIKLFSNFANGLIPSFALAAVGAIRKNTHHMLTRFGASIDSAYISNRLITNPPGDVAELMRELMVAECDNALGLERIADEYLEKKTVSLWLDAFSDRLQPVSYDVKSGDENKNITINREVLDCLLHHGIGDNDFRNNDGEKIRFPEIKRNKVSEAISGDIEKSKKAQNEFSRLVAFRREAYGSTTRLMNPGWFPSLTTGTILKFNEGGNERYLMCFTPACDTLRIQGSRPFVFIEGSECRKKYNLVVTNSEGDSVGIYFDKKYPVVKTFHFNPDNETQRVRATREVNEFEATKFFLNSVGDIPIKFEWVGEIRYSRATSEMASLANIWMRIGIVDSEYLRLAAKGHFKF